In the Aneurinibacillus soli genome, one interval contains:
- the fapR gene encoding transcription factor FapR, which translates to MARLSKKSRQEALHMLLAESPFYTDEELAEHFRVSIQTIRLDRLELGIPEVRERIKNVAQQNHGEVKSLPIEEVVGELVDLQLDHSAISLLDITEEHIFSRTHVARGHHIFAQANSLAVAVIDAAVVLTAAARIRYVRPVRLGERLVAKAVVRETQGEQSKVRVETRVQDELVFSGTFRVYRMPDFDAHASGKQEDI; encoded by the coding sequence ATGGCTCGACTTAGTAAGAAGAGCCGCCAGGAAGCGCTCCACATGCTTCTTGCAGAAAGCCCGTTTTATACGGATGAGGAACTGGCTGAGCATTTTAGAGTGAGCATTCAGACGATCCGGCTTGATCGACTTGAACTGGGAATTCCTGAGGTGCGCGAGCGTATTAAGAATGTCGCGCAGCAAAATCATGGAGAAGTGAAGTCTCTTCCGATTGAAGAGGTAGTCGGGGAACTGGTTGATCTACAGCTAGACCATTCTGCTATTTCTCTTCTTGATATTACAGAGGAACATATTTTTTCCCGTACACATGTGGCTCGGGGGCATCATATTTTTGCCCAGGCCAATTCGCTTGCTGTAGCGGTCATTGATGCAGCTGTCGTGCTTACAGCAGCGGCTCGCATTCGGTATGTGCGGCCAGTGCGACTCGGGGAGCGTCTTGTGGCTAAGGCAGTTGTTCGAGAGACGCAGGGAGAGCAGAGCAAGGTCAGAGTCGAGACACGCGTGCAGGATGAGCTCGTATTCAGTGGGACATTCCGTGTGTACCGTATGCCAGATTTTGATGCGCATGCCAGTGGCAAACAGGAGGACATATGA
- the fabF gene encoding beta-ketoacyl-ACP synthase II, with protein sequence MENRVVVTGVGAVTPLGNDAKTFWEALLAGKSGVGMITAFDTTEYSAKIAAEVKDFNPEDYIDRKDVKRTDRFVQFAVAAAKMAVEDAGLEINEENSERIGVYIGSGIGGLGTMEDQIKILMEKGPRRISPFFVPMMIANMASGQASIALGAKGPNSAAITACASATHSIGDAFKIIQRGHADAMVTGGSEASIRPVAVAGFSNAKALSTRNDEPTRASRPFEKDRDGFVMGEGSGIIILESLEHAKKRGATILAEVVGYGMSADAYHVTQPAPGGEGAARAMNMAIADAKVKPEDISYINAHGTSTGYNDKFETMAIKKSLGDHAYNVAISSTKSMTGHLLGAAGGIEAIASVLALRDQIVPPTINYETPDPECDLDYVPNEARKMDVNVVMSNSLGFGGHNATLVFKKFVE encoded by the coding sequence ATGGAAAATCGCGTAGTAGTAACAGGTGTCGGTGCGGTCACACCGCTCGGCAATGACGCCAAAACATTCTGGGAAGCCCTGCTGGCAGGTAAATCCGGAGTGGGCATGATTACGGCGTTTGACACGACAGAGTATTCGGCGAAAATTGCAGCCGAAGTAAAAGATTTTAACCCGGAAGACTATATTGACCGCAAAGACGTGAAGCGTACAGACCGTTTTGTACAGTTTGCGGTAGCGGCAGCTAAGATGGCCGTTGAAGATGCAGGTCTTGAAATTAACGAAGAAAATTCGGAGCGCATTGGTGTCTATATTGGTTCGGGCATTGGTGGCCTTGGCACGATGGAAGATCAGATCAAAATTTTGATGGAGAAAGGACCGCGCCGTATTAGCCCGTTCTTCGTTCCAATGATGATCGCAAACATGGCATCTGGCCAGGCGTCGATTGCACTCGGTGCCAAGGGACCGAACAGTGCGGCGATTACAGCTTGTGCAAGTGCGACGCACTCGATTGGAGATGCATTCAAAATCATTCAGCGTGGTCACGCTGATGCCATGGTTACAGGCGGTTCGGAAGCATCCATTCGCCCGGTAGCAGTAGCGGGATTCAGCAATGCCAAGGCACTGTCTACACGTAATGACGAGCCTACGCGTGCAAGCCGACCGTTTGAGAAGGACCGCGATGGCTTTGTTATGGGCGAGGGTTCTGGCATTATCATTCTTGAATCGCTTGAACATGCGAAGAAACGTGGTGCGACGATTCTTGCAGAAGTCGTTGGCTATGGCATGAGCGCGGATGCGTATCATGTGACACAACCGGCTCCGGGTGGAGAAGGTGCAGCACGGGCGATGAATATGGCGATTGCGGATGCAAAAGTGAAGCCGGAAGATATTAGCTACATTAATGCACACGGAACGTCTACAGGATACAACGACAAGTTTGAAACGATGGCGATTAAAAAATCGCTCGGCGATCATGCATACAACGTAGCAATCAGTTCTACGAAGTCGATGACGGGTCACTTGCTCGGTGCAGCAGGCGGAATCGAGGCAATCGCTTCTGTACTTGCATTGCGCGATCAGATCGTGCCGCCGACGATCAACTATGAAACGCCGGACCCGGAATGTGATCTTGATTATGTGCCGAATGAAGCGAGAAAAATGGATGTAAACGTAGTAATGTCCAACTCACTCGGTTTTGGTGGCCATAATGCAACCCTCGTTTTCAAAAAGTTTGTCGAGTAA
- a CDS encoding elongator complex protein 3, translated as MFCNQARITGQKRERQLTEEDVRQSIETQLATIRSDQTVEIAFFGGSFTGLPRGYQTMLLSIAHEFVAAGKVSGIRLSTRPDYIAPHIMDFLLSYGVTSIELGCQSLDDEVLARAKRGHTAAHVERAVAIIRQYPTVQLGLQLLPGLPGDTRAISVRTAQAAAMLRPDFMRIYPALVIAGTELEGMYRSGEYVPLTVDEAVQWTAEVWLPLLKAGIPVIRMGLHSSDDLRQAGTVLAGPLHPSFRQLVETELFSRLLKRMMEAIVPDTQACLNVRIHPADETAVRGPKGMVWRTFAQQMRDESKLVLDRDHPRYTVSWESSSTVGTLSFTDL; from the coding sequence GTGTTTTGCAATCAGGCACGCATTACCGGGCAGAAGCGGGAGCGTCAGCTGACAGAAGAAGATGTGCGGCAGTCGATTGAAACACAGCTAGCTACCATTCGTTCGGATCAGACGGTGGAGATTGCATTTTTTGGCGGCAGTTTTACAGGGTTGCCGCGCGGATATCAGACGATGCTTCTCAGTATCGCTCATGAATTCGTGGCAGCAGGTAAGGTATCCGGTATTCGCCTGTCCACGCGTCCGGATTATATTGCGCCGCATATTATGGATTTCTTGTTATCGTATGGCGTGACGTCTATCGAGCTTGGCTGTCAGTCGCTTGACGATGAGGTGCTGGCCCGGGCTAAACGCGGGCATACGGCAGCCCATGTCGAGCGTGCGGTTGCGATCATTCGTCAGTATCCAACTGTGCAGCTTGGCTTACAGCTTCTGCCGGGTCTTCCGGGAGATACGCGTGCGATTAGTGTGCGTACGGCACAGGCGGCTGCCATGCTCCGTCCAGACTTTATGCGGATTTATCCGGCGCTCGTTATTGCGGGTACGGAGCTTGAAGGGATGTACCGTAGCGGAGAATATGTGCCGCTGACCGTAGACGAAGCGGTACAGTGGACAGCCGAAGTATGGCTTCCGTTACTGAAAGCGGGCATTCCGGTCATTCGGATGGGGCTTCACTCTTCGGATGATTTACGCCAGGCAGGAACTGTGCTTGCCGGTCCTCTCCATCCTTCGTTTCGCCAACTGGTGGAAACGGAATTATTCAGCCGCTTGCTGAAGCGGATGATGGAGGCGATTGTTCCGGACACACAGGCTTGCCTGAATGTGCGCATTCATCCGGCAGATGAGACAGCAGTGCGGGGTCCTAAGGGAATGGTATGGCGGACATTTGCGCAGCAGATGCGGGATGAATCGAAGCTCGTATTGGATCGGGACCACCCTCGCTATACGGTGAGTTGGGAGAGCTCGTCTACAGTCGGTACACTCTCGTTTACAGATTTGTAG
- a CDS encoding beta-ketoacyl-ACP synthase III, protein MKSKKKAGIYMHSTQHAVGILSTGRYLPDKVITNADLEKMVDTSDEWIVTRTGIRERRMAAEGETTSDLAVKAAQNALNKAGVSAEQLDLIIIATATPDMFFPSTACLVQERIGAKKAAAFDLSAACSGFLYGTSVAAQFIKNGMYRYALVIGVETLSKIVDWTDRNTCVLFGDGAGAVVLGPVEEGMGFLSFELGADGSGAELLKLEAGGSRKPVATVEPGSRDNYVHMAGSEVFKFAVRAMNTASDNAVAKAGITKEQVDFLVPHQANLRIIDSAVKRLGLRDDKVVINLNKYGNMSSASIPVALDEAVSEGRIKEGDTLVLVGFGGGLTWGASVMKWSTAEKKEVE, encoded by the coding sequence ATGAAATCCAAAAAGAAAGCGGGGATCTACATGCATAGTACACAGCATGCAGTGGGAATTCTTTCGACTGGTCGTTATTTGCCAGACAAGGTAATTACAAACGCAGATTTGGAAAAAATGGTAGATACATCAGATGAGTGGATCGTAACACGTACCGGCATTCGTGAGCGTCGGATGGCAGCAGAAGGAGAGACAACGTCTGATCTGGCAGTCAAAGCGGCGCAAAATGCACTGAATAAAGCTGGTGTTTCCGCAGAGCAGCTCGATCTGATTATTATTGCAACAGCTACGCCGGATATGTTTTTCCCATCGACAGCCTGTCTGGTGCAAGAGCGAATCGGCGCGAAGAAAGCGGCGGCGTTCGATCTGTCGGCAGCGTGTTCGGGCTTTTTGTATGGCACATCGGTTGCCGCCCAGTTTATTAAGAATGGAATGTACCGCTATGCGCTCGTCATTGGCGTTGAGACGCTTTCAAAAATTGTCGACTGGACGGACCGGAATACATGCGTGCTGTTCGGGGACGGAGCGGGTGCGGTTGTGCTCGGGCCGGTAGAAGAGGGCATGGGTTTTCTATCATTTGAGCTGGGCGCGGACGGAAGCGGCGCGGAACTGTTGAAACTTGAGGCGGGAGGGTCCCGCAAGCCGGTCGCGACAGTAGAGCCGGGCAGCCGTGATAATTATGTGCATATGGCGGGCAGCGAGGTGTTCAAGTTCGCTGTTCGTGCGATGAACACAGCTTCAGACAATGCGGTAGCCAAAGCCGGGATTACGAAAGAGCAAGTAGACTTCCTTGTTCCGCATCAGGCTAACCTGCGCATTATCGATTCAGCGGTAAAACGTCTGGGGCTTCGGGATGATAAAGTAGTTATTAATCTTAATAAGTATGGCAATATGTCTTCTGCTTCCATTCCGGTAGCGCTTGATGAAGCGGTAAGTGAGGGACGCATCAAAGAAGGTGACACGCTTGTGCTTGTCGGCTTCGGTGGCGGACTTACATGGGGTGCATCGGTGATGAAATGGAGCACGGCTGAGAAAAAAGAGGTGGAATAA
- a CDS encoding acyl carrier protein, translating to MADTLERVKKIIVDRLGVDESEIKEEASFKDDLGADSLDVVELVMELEDEFDLEISDEDAEKIATVGDVIKYIQSHK from the coding sequence ATGGCAGACACATTAGAACGCGTAAAGAAAATCATCGTAGATCGCCTCGGTGTTGACGAATCTGAAATCAAAGAAGAAGCTTCGTTCAAAGATGATCTTGGTGCGGATTCTCTGGACGTTGTAGAACTCGTTATGGAACTTGAAGACGAATTCGATCTTGAAATTTCTGACGAAGACGCAGAGAAAATCGCAACTGTGGGTGATGTAATCAAATACATACAGTCCCACAAGTAA
- a CDS encoding YceD family protein yields the protein MKLQKNALIQLHGRHLPLDETVELNLTRRHLQLVEAKPAHFTGEAFAATGLFIVEGRLTGELTMECARCLKHFPYSYTVGIKETFMDEKAIEFEVNDEMEIHPIEGEEMDVTPYLEGAVLLELPHTLVCSDDCKGLCPECGTNRNDKDCGCVVERIDPRLAVLGELFGKQDK from the coding sequence ATGAAACTTCAAAAAAATGCACTGATACAGTTGCATGGCAGACACTTACCGCTTGATGAGACGGTTGAATTGAATCTAACTCGCCGTCATCTCCAGCTTGTCGAAGCAAAGCCGGCCCATTTTACCGGAGAAGCGTTCGCAGCCACTGGTCTCTTCATTGTAGAAGGCCGGTTGACGGGTGAACTGACTATGGAGTGTGCCCGCTGTTTAAAACATTTTCCTTATTCCTATACTGTAGGAATCAAGGAGACGTTCATGGACGAGAAAGCGATTGAGTTTGAAGTCAATGACGAAATGGAGATTCACCCGATCGAAGGCGAAGAGATGGATGTGACGCCTTATCTTGAAGGCGCGGTTCTACTTGAGTTGCCGCATACGCTCGTTTGCAGTGATGACTGCAAGGGACTATGCCCGGAGTGTGGGACGAATCGGAATGACAAAGATTGCGGCTGCGTTGTCGAACGCATCGACCCGCGTCTGGCGGTTCTGGGTGAACTTTTTGGAAAGCAGGATAAATAA
- a CDS encoding nucleotidyltransferase, translating to MRTVGLVVEYNPLHNGHVYHFTEAKKQTKAEAAIIVMSGYFLQRGEPAIAGKWARTEMALRMGADLVLEIPFAYAAQNAEQFAFGATATLDATGIVDTLCFGSESGQIERIQKLASLLTDEPDVFRTVFARELARGVSYPTAYGRAAAQLLGDADAQKDTSEPNNILGLNYCLALRRLGSSIIPATITRQKAGYHDTEMTDTRIASATALRKHLLESGSLMTIEPYVPSSTLAVLANEQSSGRFPVTWDAFFPHVQHTLLTQTPEELALLHEMTEGLEHRLLAALPHAATFHELMESLKTKRYTWTRLQRLLLYSMLHVTRDQMKQATAEGPSYIRVLGFSDTGRELLRQMKKTARVPILTRVPKEKHPLLALDIRAASVYALAYPTELRLREMQREYWQTPIML from the coding sequence ATGCGAACGGTTGGGCTCGTTGTAGAATACAATCCCCTCCACAATGGACATGTATACCACTTTACGGAAGCAAAAAAACAAACAAAGGCGGAGGCAGCTATTATCGTGATGAGCGGATATTTTCTTCAGCGTGGCGAACCGGCAATTGCAGGCAAATGGGCCCGTACCGAGATGGCGCTTCGCATGGGCGCCGATCTGGTACTGGAGATCCCGTTCGCGTATGCAGCCCAGAATGCAGAGCAGTTCGCATTTGGGGCCACAGCCACGCTTGATGCGACTGGCATCGTCGACACACTATGCTTCGGTTCGGAAAGCGGACAAATTGAGCGCATCCAAAAGCTCGCTTCCCTTCTGACAGACGAACCAGATGTATTTCGCACAGTTTTTGCTCGAGAACTAGCAAGAGGTGTCAGCTATCCAACTGCCTATGGCCGTGCAGCTGCACAGCTACTTGGCGATGCAGACGCACAGAAAGACACAAGTGAGCCAAACAACATTCTCGGATTGAACTACTGTCTGGCACTCCGCCGCCTAGGTAGCTCGATTATTCCTGCTACCATCACACGTCAGAAAGCCGGCTACCATGATACGGAAATGACTGATACACGCATCGCCAGCGCCACCGCCCTGCGCAAGCACCTGCTTGAATCAGGGAGCCTTATGACCATCGAGCCTTATGTGCCGTCTTCCACACTGGCAGTACTTGCAAACGAGCAGAGTTCAGGACGGTTTCCGGTTACATGGGACGCCTTTTTCCCGCATGTGCAGCACACCCTGCTTACCCAGACACCAGAGGAGTTAGCTCTCCTGCACGAAATGACAGAGGGGCTTGAACATCGGCTGCTCGCGGCCCTGCCACACGCTGCTACGTTCCATGAATTGATGGAATCACTCAAAACCAAACGATACACCTGGACACGCCTGCAGCGGCTACTTCTGTATAGTATGCTCCATGTGACACGTGATCAAATGAAGCAGGCCACAGCAGAAGGTCCTTCCTACATCCGGGTGCTTGGCTTCTCGGATACAGGGCGTGAACTATTACGCCAGATGAAAAAAACGGCACGCGTGCCGATCCTAACACGCGTACCAAAAGAAAAACATCCGCTGCTTGCACTTGATATACGAGCTGCCTCTGTTTATGCGCTAGCGTATCCGACTGAACTGCGTCTGCGTGAGATGCAGCGAGAATACTGGCAGACACCCATCATGCTTTAG
- the plsX gene encoding phosphate acyltransferase PlsX produces MIIAIDAMGGDLAPNSNVEGAIAAARKMSEARLVLVGDEARLRPLLADAPQNIEIRHAEEVIATEEEPVKAVRRKRDSSLVVGVTMVKNGEADAIISAGNTGALMTAGLLITGRIPGIDRPALSPIIPSVDGAGVMILDAGANMDAHPEHLLQYAVMGSIYAEKVMGVSRPRIGLLNVGTEEKKGNELTKATYGLLTNSSLNFVGNVEGRDIMEHVCDVVVCDGFSGNILIKTMEGMAKTLLGALKEEFTRSLTSQLGAMMLRSGFKRVKTQMDYTEHGGALLMGVQGTCIKAHGSSNALAIQRTIEQACKFIAQGVNGLIAHEIQKESGDLHA; encoded by the coding sequence ATGATTATTGCAATAGATGCGATGGGCGGAGATCTCGCTCCGAACTCGAACGTAGAAGGGGCGATTGCGGCGGCGCGTAAAATGTCGGAAGCGCGTCTTGTGCTTGTTGGAGATGAAGCAAGACTCCGTCCATTGCTTGCAGACGCACCGCAAAATATTGAAATTCGCCATGCGGAAGAAGTGATTGCGACTGAGGAAGAGCCGGTAAAGGCGGTTCGACGCAAACGGGACTCTTCTCTCGTGGTCGGTGTCACAATGGTGAAAAACGGAGAAGCAGATGCGATTATCTCCGCGGGGAATACGGGAGCCTTAATGACAGCTGGACTTCTCATTACCGGACGCATTCCAGGGATTGATCGGCCTGCACTCAGTCCGATCATCCCGTCGGTCGATGGAGCGGGTGTGATGATTTTAGATGCGGGGGCCAATATGGATGCCCATCCGGAACATCTCCTGCAGTACGCCGTGATGGGAAGCATTTATGCAGAGAAGGTCATGGGAGTATCGAGACCGCGCATCGGGCTTTTGAATGTAGGAACCGAAGAGAAGAAAGGGAACGAGTTGACGAAAGCGACATACGGGTTGCTAACGAATAGTTCTCTGAATTTTGTCGGAAACGTCGAAGGCCGCGACATCATGGAGCATGTGTGTGATGTGGTTGTGTGTGACGGCTTTTCCGGTAACATTTTGATCAAAACAATGGAAGGTATGGCGAAGACATTACTCGGCGCGTTGAAAGAAGAATTTACGCGCAGTCTGACGAGCCAGCTTGGAGCCATGATGCTTCGCTCGGGATTCAAACGAGTGAAAACACAAATGGACTACACCGAGCACGGAGGTGCCCTGCTCATGGGGGTTCAGGGCACCTGCATTAAAGCGCATGGCTCTTCGAATGCCCTGGCGATTCAGCGTACGATCGAGCAGGCGTGCAAGTTTATCGCGCAAGGTGTCAATGGGCTGATCGCTCATGAAATCCAAAAAGAAAGCGGGGATCTACATGCATAG
- the fabG gene encoding 3-oxoacyl-[acyl-carrier-protein] reductase, with the protein MLNGKVALVTGGSRGIGRAIALTLAEAGADVAINYAGNEAAARETADAVTALGRKAIMIKADVANATEVDAMVKQTIDELGSVDILVNNAGITRDNLLMRMKEEEFDDVIATNLKGVFNCIKAVTRPMMKARSGRIINISSVVGVMGNPGQANYVAAKAGVIGMTKSVARELASRGITVNAVAPGFIDTDMTAVLGEDTKDTLLTQIPLARLGKPEDVAHVVKFVASDEASYMTGQVFHVDGGMYM; encoded by the coding sequence ATGCTGAATGGAAAAGTGGCGCTTGTTACAGGTGGTTCACGTGGCATTGGCCGTGCGATTGCCCTTACGCTCGCAGAAGCCGGAGCGGATGTAGCGATCAATTATGCAGGCAATGAGGCGGCTGCGCGTGAGACAGCTGATGCAGTAACGGCACTCGGGCGCAAAGCGATCATGATTAAGGCAGACGTGGCAAATGCCACAGAAGTAGACGCGATGGTGAAACAGACGATTGATGAGCTTGGTAGCGTTGATATTCTCGTCAATAATGCAGGCATTACCCGCGACAACTTGCTGATGCGTATGAAAGAAGAAGAATTTGACGATGTGATCGCGACCAATCTTAAAGGCGTGTTCAACTGTATCAAAGCGGTAACACGTCCGATGATGAAAGCACGCAGTGGCCGTATCATCAATATTTCTTCTGTTGTCGGTGTTATGGGGAATCCGGGCCAGGCGAATTACGTTGCAGCGAAAGCGGGCGTGATCGGCATGACCAAATCCGTTGCACGTGAGCTGGCAAGTCGTGGCATTACCGTAAATGCGGTAGCACCAGGATTTATTGATACCGATATGACAGCGGTGCTTGGGGAAGATACGAAAGATACGCTTCTGACACAGATTCCACTCGCCCGTCTTGGCAAGCCGGAAGACGTGGCACATGTCGTCAAATTCGTTGCTTCAGACGAAGCTTCCTACATGACGGGCCAAGTATTTCATGTTGATGGTGGCATGTACATGTAA
- the fabD gene encoding ACP S-malonyltransferase, which produces MSKTAFLFPGQGSQFVGMGADFYETEASAKVVFDAADEALGFSLSELCFNGPEDELRLTANTQPAILTASIAVLRVLNEKCNIRPDFTAGHSLGEYSALVAADALVFEDAVQIVRARGQYMEEAVPAGQGAMAAIMGMERDALDAVCQEVTTAGYPVQLANLNSPGQIVISGSAEGVARASEAAKAAGAKRAIPLNVSGPFHSMLMKPAAEKLEGKLADYAVNDAYIPVVANVSAQSVREADHIRHALIEQVASPVLWEDTVRYLLDQGVDRFIEIGPGTVLTGLVKKVDRSVQTLSIQDAATLEKALAVLAEAEQGEN; this is translated from the coding sequence ATGAGCAAAACCGCATTCTTATTCCCAGGACAGGGATCGCAGTTTGTCGGCATGGGAGCTGACTTTTACGAAACAGAAGCATCGGCTAAGGTAGTATTCGATGCCGCAGATGAAGCACTTGGATTCTCACTTTCCGAGCTTTGCTTTAACGGACCAGAAGATGAATTGCGCTTAACAGCGAATACGCAGCCAGCGATTTTGACAGCAAGCATTGCGGTACTCCGCGTATTAAATGAGAAGTGTAACATTCGTCCGGATTTTACCGCCGGACATAGCCTGGGAGAATATTCGGCACTCGTAGCGGCTGATGCGCTTGTGTTTGAAGACGCTGTCCAGATCGTTCGGGCACGTGGACAGTACATGGAAGAAGCAGTACCGGCCGGACAAGGTGCAATGGCTGCTATTATGGGCATGGAGCGAGATGCACTTGATGCAGTATGCCAGGAAGTAACAACAGCCGGATATCCTGTACAGCTAGCGAATCTGAATTCGCCGGGACAGATCGTCATCTCTGGCAGTGCGGAAGGGGTAGCGCGTGCTAGCGAAGCTGCCAAGGCTGCCGGTGCGAAGCGAGCGATTCCGCTCAATGTAAGCGGGCCATTCCATTCGATGTTGATGAAGCCTGCTGCAGAGAAGCTTGAAGGTAAGCTTGCGGATTATGCGGTGAACGATGCGTACATTCCGGTTGTGGCCAACGTATCTGCACAGTCCGTACGGGAAGCCGATCATATTCGCCATGCGCTTATTGAGCAGGTAGCATCGCCTGTGCTATGGGAAGATACGGTGCGCTATTTGCTTGACCAAGGCGTGGACCGCTTTATTGAGATCGGACCAGGCACGGTATTGACCGGACTTGTGAAAAAAGTAGACCGTAGTGTGCAAACGCTGTCCATTCAGGATGCGGCAACACTCGAAAAGGCGCTTGCCGTGCTGGCGGAAGCGGAACAGGGGGAGAACTAG
- the rnc gene encoding ribonuclease III has protein sequence MDFARFQNEIGVQFKNEKLLRQAFTHSSYVNEHRGKPFQDNERLEFLGDAVLELTISQFLYHHFPKMAEGELTKLRAAVVCEPSLVMFANQLRFGDLILLGKGEELTGGRFRPALLADVFEAFIGALYLDQGMDAVSRFLETYVYPRINRGEFMRVTDYKSQLQEFVQRDGLGEIQYAIVQERGPAHSREFVSEVTLNGNVLGQGKGRSKKEAEQHAASMAMKELAVKRQA, from the coding sequence GTGGACTTTGCACGTTTCCAGAATGAAATTGGTGTCCAATTCAAAAATGAAAAACTGCTCCGGCAAGCTTTTACACATTCCTCATATGTAAACGAGCACCGGGGCAAGCCGTTTCAGGATAATGAGCGGCTTGAATTTCTCGGTGATGCGGTGTTAGAGCTGACGATTTCGCAGTTTTTGTACCATCATTTTCCGAAAATGGCGGAAGGTGAGTTAACTAAATTACGGGCTGCTGTCGTATGCGAACCGTCGCTTGTCATGTTTGCTAATCAGCTTCGCTTTGGCGATCTGATTTTGCTTGGCAAGGGTGAGGAGCTAACAGGCGGACGATTCCGCCCCGCGCTTCTTGCTGATGTGTTCGAAGCCTTCATCGGTGCACTGTATCTCGATCAGGGCATGGACGCCGTATCCCGTTTCCTGGAGACATACGTGTATCCGCGTATTAATCGCGGTGAATTTATGCGCGTAACCGACTACAAAAGCCAACTGCAGGAATTCGTACAGCGTGACGGTCTTGGTGAGATTCAGTACGCGATCGTTCAGGAACGGGGTCCGGCGCACAGCCGAGAGTTCGTATCTGAAGTCACACTGAATGGCAATGTGCTCGGTCAAGGAAAGGGACGATCCAAGAAGGAAGCAGAGCAGCATGCAGCTTCGATGGCGATGAAAGAGCTGGCTGTCAAAAGACAGGCGTGA
- a CDS encoding SepM family pheromone-processing serine protease has translation MNRRRRFGNSRWGAFGIGALIVVILFGIALCPTSYYIIRPGSAIELQPIVTVEGEAKDEKGTLMLTTVRMGPANVLGYVVGKLDPYTELRKEETVKSPYETDEQYNERELLDMKNSQQNAMMVAFRKAGLPVTVTEKGALVVFFVPNMPAKQYLQIGDVITKVGGASVRNSKQLLDVLHQYKAGDTAKLTLMRDGKQITASVPLKPLPVAAGEKPRAGIGIAYPDPDGPMTARDVRVPKKVEIQSESIGGPSAGLMFTLEILSQLTPGDLTKGYRIAGTGTIRQDGTVGPIGGAYHKVRAAEKMNADIFFAPNNEVKPNSKMISNYVEAKEEAEKLGMKVKVVPVRTVDDALNYLKSLPPKA, from the coding sequence GGAGCGCTGATCGTGGTTATCTTGTTTGGTATCGCACTTTGTCCGACATCGTATTATATCATACGTCCCGGATCGGCGATTGAACTTCAGCCGATCGTAACGGTAGAGGGCGAAGCGAAGGATGAAAAAGGGACACTGATGCTAACGACGGTGCGCATGGGACCGGCTAATGTACTTGGATATGTAGTAGGCAAGCTTGATCCATATACAGAATTAAGAAAGGAAGAAACAGTAAAAAGTCCGTACGAGACGGACGAGCAGTACAATGAGCGTGAATTGCTTGATATGAAAAACTCGCAGCAAAACGCCATGATGGTAGCGTTTCGCAAAGCTGGTTTGCCGGTTACGGTAACAGAGAAGGGAGCACTTGTCGTCTTTTTTGTGCCGAATATGCCAGCTAAACAGTACCTGCAGATCGGGGATGTGATTACGAAGGTAGGGGGCGCATCTGTAAGGAATTCGAAGCAACTGCTCGATGTCCTGCATCAGTATAAGGCGGGCGATACAGCTAAGCTGACGCTTATGCGTGACGGCAAGCAGATCACCGCTTCTGTGCCGCTCAAGCCGCTTCCGGTAGCGGCCGGGGAGAAGCCGCGTGCCGGAATTGGCATCGCCTATCCGGACCCGGACGGCCCGATGACAGCGCGGGATGTACGGGTGCCAAAGAAGGTTGAGATTCAATCGGAAAGCATCGGCGGCCCGTCCGCAGGGCTGATGTTTACGCTGGAGATTTTAAGTCAGCTTACACCGGGAGATTTGACAAAAGGCTATCGGATTGCCGGTACGGGTACGATACGCCAGGACGGAACCGTAGGACCGATCGGGGGCGCGTATCATAAAGTGCGGGCGGCCGAGAAGATGAATGCGGATATTTTCTTTGCGCCGAATAACGAAGTAAAGCCGAATTCAAAGATGATTTCCAACTATGTGGAAGCGAAAGAAGAAGCAGAGAAGCTTGGCATGAAGGTTAAAGTCGTGCCTGTGCGCACGGTCGATGATGCCCTGAACTATCTGAAGAGTCTCCCGCCTAAAGCATGA
- the rpmF gene encoding 50S ribosomal protein L32 gives MAVPQRRTSKTRKNKRRTHFKLEVPGMVKCPECGEMKLAHRVCKSCGTYKGNQVVNNA, from the coding sequence ATGGCAGTACCTCAAAGACGTACATCGAAAACTCGCAAAAACAAGCGTCGGACTCACTTCAAACTTGAAGTGCCGGGCATGGTAAAATGCCCTGAGTGTGGCGAAATGAAACTGGCTCACCGCGTATGCAAAAGCTGCGGCACATACAAAGGCAACCAGGTTGTGAACAATGCGTAA